The genomic interval TTGGGTGACGGATGTGTGGGATATTGAAGCGTTAATTAATGAAGCATAAATAAGTATTAACGAAGAAGAACTATGCATGATTTTATTGGTTATTCAGATTTAATGTGTAATAGAGATAGCTGAACACTTTCGTGCTGATCAACTAGTGTTAAGTAAATAGAGGATAGAGAGTGGAATCGTTGCTCTCTATTCTTTTTTGAATTCTATTCATTTATTAATTCTCTGATTTTATTAATCTGTGGATCACTTCCACTGATTATATCCTACTCAGACAATTCATTTAAATCTATCCTCAAATTTACTCTTCTCTAAGATTTCAGTAGCCCACATAGCTGTCCACTCCTCCAAAGTGACCTCTGGATTGTTTTCTAGAAAATCCTGCATGATCTGATATCCTATTTTGTAGTTTGAGGCCATGGGAATCCGCATTCCATGATTACCTCTAAAAAAGTCTACAGACAGATTAGAATCTGGCTCCATAACCTTCTTCATTATATTCCATACATGCTCCTCTTCTTCAAGTTGATCAAGCCAAGGGACATGCGTATCTGGATAGATTAACTGAGCAAAAGTATCTGCCTTTCCCTCCATAATTATTTTTTGTTCTAGAAAATCAAGTGGTCGCCTATTCACAATCATATCTTCAAAAACAATAGCATGATGATACTCATGTGCTGAAATGTACTTTAGAATATCTATATCTAAGCTAATAGGATCTAAGTGGATTACAATGTTTCTATCTTTATCAGCAAACCCACTAACTCCACTAACATACTGATTGTAATAAGCCTCTTCAGGATTAGCTACAAAGAGAAAGATATTTATAGGTAGTTTACTAGGTAAAAGTTCAGTTGACTCATTTAATGACAAGATAACTGCTTCTAGGATTTCATCTTGCCGCTCTTTAATGAGGTTGATATAGGATTCATACTCGTCTAATCTATAGCTATATCTAAAATTACCTTCATCTAATGAGTTTATTCGGTGCTTCCCTCCCCTTGCGATCAAACGAAAAGGCTCTAGAATAGTCTCCCTGTAAATCCGCTCCCATTCTCCTCTGTCACTCTCTCTAGCCAGAGAAACATACTCCAAAGCATGATCAAAGAAAGTAGTTATAAAAAACTCCGTATCCTTATGTACAAAAGTGAAAGATCCTTCTTCGGTTTCTTGTACTTCTATCTGAGCTATAACATCCTCATCTTCAGAAACTTCACATGCCGTTAGAAAAAGAAGACTAAAGACAATAAGTTTACACGTATATAGTAGGAACTTTGCCAAGTTAACCACTCCTTTCGATTTGAGAATTGAAAATTTACTATCTAGATACATTATATTACAAATTAATAAGATAAAAATGGTAAATTAGGAAATATAAAAATAATGTTTTTCTATAAAAATTTACTAGGTGCTCAATTCAAGAAAAGCTTCTATTGAAGCCCCCTCGAAGAAGTCGTCTAGTCCATCATTAGTGGAAGCTTCACTTGCCGTCAGAAAGTATAAAATTTGATGGAAACAAGATATCATATTTTACACTTTCTTAAACGTTAAAAAAACCGCTCGCAAAAGAAGTCGAGCGGAACATATTACTCTACACTAGCAAAAGTATGCTTTCTCAGGATAGCAAACAAGATCAAGGTTAGCAGTGTAGACATAATAAATAACAAGGGGATAGGAAGAAATTCAGCCCATAAACCAGAAATAAACAACCCAAGGGGAACAGCAAGCTTCATTAACATGGATGACGTACCAGCTACTCGTCCTAACAAATGATTTGGAGTGAATTCTTGCCTAATGGTAAAGTAGACAACGTTAGACATTGTAATAGCGAAAACACGTATGAATAAGGATAAACTAAGCATCCACCAATGAATAGAGAACACAAGAATGAGATAGCTTATCGCCTCCAAAAAGATACACGAAACATAAAGTTTACCTCGACCAAATTTCCTCCTTAGAAAAGGGATACATATGGAGCCAACTAATCCCCCGACTGCCCCCATGCTGAACATAAAACCAATTTGTTGTTTTGTAGTATCAAGAATATCAGCTGCATAGAAAATTAGAACTCCTGTAACAAGGCTAGCGGAGAAGTTGTTAAAAAGAACCGCAATTGTTGGTGTAAGTAGTATTTTATTTGATAATAGTGAGTCAATTCCTTCCTTCATTTCCTTCCAAATTGAACTGTTCACCTTCTTTTCCTGCTTAACAGTAGCTGGAATCCGGGTGAACTGAACACAGATAAGTAGTAAAGCTAAACAGACTAAATATAATGAGAAATTTACTTCAAATGAATACAAGGCGATCAGAACACCTGCTATACCTGGACCAGTCATACTTATCAGTGTATCTACAAAGGATAATTTCGCATTGGCTGCTGTTAATTGTTGTTTGGTTACAAGCTGTGGGAGCACAGAATGATGAGCATTCCCAAACGTATAGCCTGAGGCAGATAATACAAATCCAAGAAGATATAAATGCCACAGCTCTATTTGATCGACATACAGGAGATAAACAATTCCACTTAAGCATAGAATTCTGAGTATCACCGTTATAGATAGTATCCATTTACGATGATAGCGATCGACAAGGACACCAGCTATCATACCGATAATAATATTTGGGAAAAAATCAATAGCTCTCATTGTGCTCATAGCTAAGGCAGATTGGGTCAAATCGTATATCAATAAAGGTAGGGTGATTAAATAAATCTGAAAGCCGAAGTTTGAAAGTATGGAGCCTGTCCATAAAAATAGAAAGTTCTTATTTTGCCACAACGATTTCTCTAGTACCTCTTGTTGCAAATTAGTAGGATTAATATTCACTATTTTACCTCTCTTTAATTTTTGTTTTCTCCTATTCACCCTCAATCAATGCCATAATCAATGCTATAAATTTAATGCTTTTTACCATGTATAACTATGTAATTAGACTTGCATGATATGTTGTAGCATTTGATTATGTACGCTTGTCTAGTTTATCTAGAAAAAAGGTGTGAAAAAAGTGTAGAATTATATATAATTAATCTCACTATTTAAGGAGGAACAGAATTGAAATTAAGTGAACATTATGTTCAGCTTTTTGAGACGTTCATCTCTCAACAAGCTAGCAAACCACCAGAGAGCGGATATGGGCTACATTCTTCTGTCCATACCAAGATAGATGAGATTCAATCGGTTTTATGCTGTACAACTAGGCATACCAAATGGATCTTAAAAGAACTTCGGAACAAGCATTGGATCGAGTGGGAAGCTGTTCGTGGTAGAGGAAAATCTTCGAAACTTACCTTTCTCCTGCTCCCAGATGAAGTGAATGCTCAAATGGCTAAGGAGCTTGTACTTGAAGGTAAGTATGATCTTGCTTTACAGCAATTATCCAACGCTGACCAAGCGATTAAAGAGCAATTTCATCATTGGCTTAATGGTCAGCTAGGGTACATGATCGAGAAGGAGGGGCAGAAAGAAATAGATGTATTACGATATCCTTTTTACCCGTCCATTCTCAGTCTTGACCCTGCCCATTTACTTTCAAGACATGAAGCTCATATGATCGGGCATATCTTTGACACTCTGCTGAAATACGACCAACAACAGAATAAGATAGTCACTCATTTAGCTCATTATTGGGAGCCCACTCGGAAGGGGAAAGTATGGACCTTTTATTTGAAAAAAGGAGTCAGATTTCATCACGGCAGGGAGCTTACAGCTAAGGACGTCGTACAGACATTCCAACGAT from Bacillus horti carries:
- a CDS encoding DUF2268 domain-containing putative Zn-dependent protease (predicted Zn-dependent protease with a strongly conserved HExxH motif), whose translation is MAKFLLYTCKLIVFSLLFLTACEVSEDEDVIAQIEVQETEEGSFTFVHKDTEFFITTFFDHALEYVSLARESDRGEWERIYRETILEPFRLIARGGKHRINSLDEGNFRYSYRLDEYESYINLIKERQDEILEAVILSLNESTELLPSKLPINIFLFVANPEEAYYNQYVSGVSGFADKDRNIVIHLDPISLDIDILKYISAHEYHHAIVFEDMIVNRRPLDFLEQKIIMEGKADTFAQLIYPDTHVPWLDQLEEEEHVWNIMKKVMEPDSNLSVDFFRGNHGMRIPMASNYKIGYQIMQDFLENNPEVTLEEWTAMWATEILEKSKFEDRFK
- a CDS encoding MFS transporter, with protein sequence MNINPTNLQQEVLEKSLWQNKNFLFLWTGSILSNFGFQIYLITLPLLIYDLTQSALAMSTMRAIDFFPNIIIGMIAGVLVDRYHRKWILSITVILRILCLSGIVYLLYVDQIELWHLYLLGFVLSASGYTFGNAHHSVLPQLVTKQQLTAANAKLSFVDTLISMTGPGIAGVLIALYSFEVNFSLYLVCLALLLICVQFTRIPATVKQEKKVNSSIWKEMKEGIDSLLSNKILLTPTIAVLFNNFSASLVTGVLIFYAADILDTTKQQIGFMFSMGAVGGLVGSICIPFLRRKFGRGKLYVSCIFLEAISYLILVFSIHWWMLSLSLFIRVFAITMSNVVYFTIRQEFTPNHLLGRVAGTSSMLMKLAVPLGLFISGLWAEFLPIPLLFIMSTLLTLILFAILRKHTFASVE